In the genome of Deltaproteobacteria bacterium, one region contains:
- a CDS encoding TetR/AcrR family transcriptional regulator — MLVHSKRPDIERAALRLFVTRGVRGTTVRDIAAGAGVAEGTLYRHWRSKRDLARTLFRTSAAALADDVRRAAETETTARAKLAAALHALFRAARHETFLYELLILPPSRDTQDFVADADSPARVLAAIVSEGQQRHEFGGIDPRLAAECIMGAVNRVTIYRRLGMLPGRLAQYEHELVGALLAGLAPSRRRRDTA, encoded by the coding sequence ATGCTCGTTCACTCCAAGCGGCCGGACATCGAGCGCGCCGCGCTCCGGCTGTTCGTGACGCGCGGCGTCCGCGGCACGACGGTACGGGACATCGCGGCCGGCGCCGGGGTGGCCGAGGGCACGCTCTACCGCCACTGGCGGAGCAAGCGCGACCTCGCCCGCACGCTCTTCCGCACCTCGGCGGCGGCGCTGGCGGACGACGTGCGGCGCGCGGCGGAGACCGAGACGACGGCGCGCGCCAAGCTGGCCGCGGCCCTGCACGCGCTCTTCCGCGCCGCGCGCCACGAGACCTTCCTCTACGAGCTGCTCATCCTGCCGCCCAGCCGGGACACGCAGGATTTCGTGGCGGACGCCGACAGCCCGGCCAGGGTGCTGGCCGCGATCGTCAGCGAGGGCCAGCAGCGGCACGAGTTCGGGGGGATTGACCCGCGCCTGGCCGCCGAGTGCATCATGGGCGCGGTGAACCGCGTCACCATCTATCGGCGCCTCGGCATGCTCCCAGGCCGGCTCGCGCAGTACGAGCACGAGCTGGTGGGAGCCCTCCTCGCGGGCCTCGCCCCGTCCCGCCGCCGGAGGGACACGGCGTGA